Below is a window of Streptomyces spongiicola DNA.
ACCTCACCGATCAGCACGGTTCTCATCGTCCGTCCTCGGGGCCCCGGCGAGGGCCACGACGCGCTTGGCCTCCTCGACCGCCGACTCGAATCCGGCGTCCGGGTCGCGCAGCAGCCGTTGCGTGGCGAGCGCGTGTGCGCGCACGTGCGGGCCGGACGCCGTCGCCGCAGCACACAGCGCGGGCACGATCACGTCCCCGAGCGCGACCAGCGCCTGGCTGAGACTCAGCCGCGTCTCCTGCCCACCGCGCCCCAGCTGCTTCGCCAGCATCGTGGCCAAGGCGGACTTCTCGCCATCGGGCACGAGCACGACCGCGGCCCGCCAGGCACTCCGGGCCACCTCGTCGTCGGCGTCGGACAGCAGCGCCCAGGTGATCGCCGGCCACGCCCGCCGGTCCCCGATCTTGGACAGCGTGTGCAGCGCCTGGCTCCGTGCCCGCGCACGCTCCGAGCGGACTTCGCGCAGCAGCTCGGGAAGCGTCAGGGCCACCGGGTGGCGGGTGAGCGCCCAGGTCAGCATGTCCCGGACGAAGAACTCCGGCTCGCTCGCGCACCGCTCGACGAGTTTGCCCACGAAGCGCGGGTCAGGGGACGTACCCGCCGCCAGCGCAGCCCGCAGCCGCACCGACGACCGTCCGTCCTCCAGTCCCCGGAGCGCTCGCATCGCATCCGTGTCCCGCCTCGTCGCGGCCATCGGGACCACCTCCTCGGGAAGCAGTGAAAACCCTGTCACCGTGTCAAGGTCAAACGGAAACGGGAGCAGCCGCCCGTGTCACGAGTCGCCGGGAGGATCCGGCTCCCCGGGGTCCTCCGTCCGGTCCGGCTGCCCGGTCCTCCGTCAGGCCGCACAGCGGACTGCCCGCTTCCGGGGCGTACGCCGTGCATGAGGAGGGCTGGACGCACTGTTTGCAGTGGCCGGCCGCCCGCGCGGAGGGCGGTGACCCGGACCCGGGACGGTGGGCGTGGCCGACCCCACCGGGCAGCCGCCGGTGTGAACGCCCGCGCCCGCGCCCGCGGTCGCCCGACGTGTGGCCGGGACGGAGACACTGCCGGTGCACTCATGTCCGCGTCTGCACTCATGTCCGCGTCCGTACTCATGTCCGCGTCTGCACTCATGTCCGCGTCCGTACTCATGTCCACGTCTGCACTCATGTCCGCGTCCGTACTCACGTCTGCGTCTGTACTCATGTCCGCGTCCGTACTCACGTCCGCCCGCGGCGTTGACACCGGCAGCGCGTACCGCCCCCGTCGCGCACCGCGCACGGTGAGCGTCGTCACGGAACCCTGACGTCGGCCAGGCATAGCGTGGGACGCAGCAGAGGACACCGGGGACGTCCCGGTCGGCGCACGACGAGGAGCATGCCCATGCTGCGTGCCATCTGGAACGGCACCGTGATCGCGGAAGCGGAGCGCACGGTGGTCGTCGAAGGCAACCACTACTTCCCGCCCCAGGCGTTGCACCGCGAGTACTTCACCGAGAGCCGCTCCCGGTCGCTGTGCTTCTGGAAGGGACTCGCCCGCTACTACACCGTCACCGTCGACGGGCGGACCATGCCGGACGCGGCCTGGTACTACCCGCGCCCCAGCCCGCTCGCCCGCCGGATCAAGGGCCATGTCGCGTTCGGACGGGGCGTGCGGGTCGAGGGTGAGCCGGGACCGGCGGCGTAGGCGGCCGCTCGCGCTCTCCCGCGGCGTAGTCTGCCGCGACCCGCTGTCCGTGACGGCCGGCACCCGCCGGCTCCCTTCCCGCGGCGACCGGCACCCGCCGGCTGTCCGCTGTGCCACCTCCAGCGCCCCTCCCTCCCGCCGCCCCTCCCTGTGG
It encodes the following:
- a CDS encoding DUF427 domain-containing protein — translated: MLRAIWNGTVIAEAERTVVVEGNHYFPPQALHREYFTESRSRSLCFWKGLARYYTVTVDGRTMPDAAWYYPRPSPLARRIKGHVAFGRGVRVEGEPGPAA
- a CDS encoding HEAT repeat domain-containing protein; the protein is MAATRRDTDAMRALRGLEDGRSSVRLRAALAAGTSPDPRFVGKLVERCASEPEFFVRDMLTWALTRHPVALTLPELLREVRSERARARSQALHTLSKIGDRRAWPAITWALLSDADDEVARSAWRAAVVLVPDGEKSALATMLAKQLGRGGQETRLSLSQALVALGDVIVPALCAAATASGPHVRAHALATQRLLRDPDAGFESAVEEAKRVVALAGAPRTDDENRADR